One segment of Desulfovibrio inopinatus DSM 10711 DNA contains the following:
- a CDS encoding tyrosine recombinase XerC: MNRSDASGDPPVLPDLMEAYLAHLDVQKGYSPATLRAYRDDLFSFEHYLVSRGATASAPEHLTKIHVRGFLAELHRQGMRKTSMGRKLSSLRGFFKFLQTKKRISTSPMASIKNPKPEKRHPKALNVDQAVSLMDAGVGRDPIMARDTALVELLYGSGLRISEALSLDVEDIDPSSGVVRVMGKGSKERLAPLSDVAKERLTEYIALRHAFHAQPAEDALFLGVRGKRLQRRQANRILEERSHTAALPESVSPHMLRHSFATHLLQAGADLRGVQELLGHAHLTTTQRYTHLDLMRLMQVYDNAHPKAASGKKK; the protein is encoded by the coding sequence ATGAACCGTTCTGATGCGTCGGGAGATCCTCCCGTCCTACCGGATTTGATGGAAGCATATTTGGCACATCTTGATGTCCAGAAAGGCTACAGCCCCGCGACATTGCGCGCTTACCGTGATGATTTGTTTTCCTTTGAGCACTATCTCGTTTCACGTGGTGCGACAGCAAGCGCTCCTGAACACTTGACTAAAATTCACGTGAGGGGGTTCTTGGCTGAACTCCATCGACAGGGCATGCGCAAAACATCAATGGGCAGGAAATTGTCCAGTTTGCGAGGCTTCTTTAAGTTTTTACAAACGAAAAAGCGTATTTCTACAAGTCCCATGGCGTCAATCAAGAATCCCAAACCGGAAAAACGCCATCCCAAAGCGCTTAATGTTGACCAAGCGGTTTCGCTCATGGATGCCGGTGTTGGTAGAGATCCGATAATGGCGCGCGATACAGCATTAGTGGAACTCCTTTATGGTTCGGGATTGCGTATCAGTGAAGCCTTGTCACTTGATGTCGAGGATATCGATCCCTCATCGGGTGTGGTCAGAGTCATGGGGAAGGGATCGAAAGAACGTTTGGCACCACTGAGCGATGTCGCTAAAGAACGCTTGACCGAGTATATTGCACTGCGTCATGCTTTCCATGCCCAACCGGCTGAAGATGCACTCTTTCTTGGTGTGAGAGGGAAGCGGTTGCAGCGACGTCAAGCTAATCGAATTTTGGAAGAGCGGTCTCATACGGCAGCACTCCCGGAAAGCGTTAGCCCGCATATGCTACGACACAGCTTTGCGACCCATTTATTGCAGGCTGGTGCTGATTTGCGCGGCGTTCAGGAATTGCTTGGACATGCCCATCTCACCACAACCCAGCGGTATACTCATCTGGACCTTATGCGATTGATGCAAGTCTATGACAATGCACACCCCAAGGCTGCATCCGGTAAAAAGAAATAA
- the rimI gene encoding ribosomal protein S18-alanine N-acetyltransferase, with protein MAIHTESFVKELGQDFVEDVVCLEAASFVDVWSASQYSAFLESGAGRIFGLIEGKDVVAYVAFQIVFDEAEIVNIAVDTALRGQGRGRILLETALCQLDEAGIGVVFLEVRPSNTAARRLYERCGFSLAGRRKQYYADTKEDALIYRRESIKSQSCHGEE; from the coding sequence ATGGCTATACATACAGAGTCGTTTGTAAAGGAGCTTGGGCAGGATTTCGTGGAGGACGTTGTGTGCCTGGAAGCAGCGTCTTTTGTCGATGTGTGGTCCGCATCCCAGTATAGTGCTTTTTTGGAAAGTGGCGCCGGTCGAATCTTCGGACTCATTGAAGGAAAGGACGTCGTCGCCTATGTTGCCTTCCAAATTGTTTTTGATGAGGCCGAGATCGTTAATATTGCCGTTGATACGGCGCTACGTGGGCAGGGTAGGGGAAGAATTCTTCTTGAAACAGCGTTGTGTCAACTCGACGAAGCGGGAATCGGCGTGGTGTTTCTTGAAGTACGCCCCTCCAATACGGCAGCCCGTCGCCTCTATGAGCGGTGTGGATTTTCCCTGGCTGGAAGGCGAAAACAGTATTACGCGGACACCAAGGAAGACGCCCTGATTTACCGGCGTGAATCAATAAAAAGCCAGTCTTGTCATGGAGAAGAGTGA
- a CDS encoding NHLP leader peptide family RiPP precursor, whose translation MSNDVRSKRIQIIVEKAKSDATFKAKLLADAKSALKDSLHIAIPNNADITVLEETPTHLYLVLPIDLDDIELSEQDEKHVTAGVNPIQIGSADNAF comes from the coding sequence ATGAGCAACGATGTACGATCGAAACGCATACAAATTATTGTTGAGAAGGCAAAATCCGATGCAACGTTTAAAGCAAAACTTCTCGCCGATGCAAAATCAGCACTGAAAGACTCGCTTCACATTGCTATTCCAAACAATGCCGACATCACTGTCCTCGAAGAAACTCCCACACATCTTTACCTTGTTTTGCCCATCGATCTTGATGATATCGAACTCTCCGAGCAGGACGAGAAACACGTTACCGCAGGGGTAAACCCCATACAGATTGGATCAGCTGACAATGCATTTTAA
- a CDS encoding NUDIX hydrolase: protein MKRKKYIPVEYVDVVDENDTCLAVMPLHEVHRQSLFHRSVMTLAYNAEKKLFLQKRSRSKQLYPGRWDLSSTGHVKAGESRTDAAIRELLEEIGVECDQLRPIDEVHASVDTAFEFVTLFKSKAITPQQIRLSDEVEDGMFVDRAELACMVDRFRETLTPAVVHFYMKNKLFADSGTNLHDELDRSS from the coding sequence ATGAAAAGAAAAAAATACATCCCTGTTGAATACGTTGATGTCGTCGATGAAAATGACACGTGTTTGGCTGTCATGCCTCTTCATGAGGTCCACAGACAATCCTTGTTTCATCGCAGTGTTATGACACTGGCATATAATGCCGAAAAAAAATTGTTTCTTCAGAAACGAAGTCGGTCAAAACAGCTTTACCCCGGGCGCTGGGATTTGTCCTCTACCGGGCATGTCAAGGCCGGAGAATCCCGGACCGATGCCGCCATCCGGGAGCTTCTTGAAGAAATCGGCGTGGAATGCGATCAACTGCGCCCCATTGACGAAGTGCACGCGAGTGTCGATACCGCTTTTGAATTTGTAACTTTATTCAAATCCAAAGCAATCACGCCACAACAGATTCGTCTTTCCGATGAAGTTGAAGATGGCATGTTTGTCGATCGCGCCGAGCTGGCCTGTATGGTCGATCGATTCCGCGAAACGCTCACCCCTGCCGTTGTCCACTTCTATATGAAGAACAAATTGTTTGCTGATTCCGGCACGAACTTGCATGACGAGCTCGACAGGAGTTCGTAA
- a CDS encoding radical SAM/SPASM domain-containing protein, with product MQKRITNLTIQWHITSACGNRCRHCYMYDPKTYQKERENELGGKELFDILNRIEDFEHQWNASIKGFALTGGDPLLKPEWPELVAELKRRGKTVVMMGTPETLTHDNVRRLADLGVSRYQLSLDGLETTHDAIRGRGSFARTVSALRVLREHDLDPQVMFTLHNENRDELIPLVDFVAHHTDATRFSFDLASCVGNATGLSTTLSADQLHTLLTAYLEKKESFRASGNPLLLNEKPHLFYALRAMRGEISPIAPEDMPDVSGCLAGWGCVCILADGTVPACRRFPLVVGDLKTQRFEEIFLGSTELKKFRRPQFFHECGACEYYTLCRGCPAVVFGETGDPFAPPSFCFKKSPQKSNTAHEFHISSFAPIPLDTNFQEEHDLIANSFRHTIGLHGDMIDKHHVLQALLLLKSKDMQEKHNQNPEVFFQEFHIELNPKEQFFVQTFWHTTDKKKHERIENALFWKMFTQ from the coding sequence GTGCAAAAGCGCATAACCAATCTCACCATTCAATGGCATATCACCTCGGCATGCGGGAATCGGTGCCGACATTGCTACATGTACGACCCCAAAACGTACCAGAAAGAACGAGAGAATGAACTTGGCGGGAAAGAACTCTTCGATATTTTAAATCGCATTGAAGATTTTGAACACCAGTGGAATGCCTCCATCAAAGGATTCGCACTGACAGGGGGAGACCCACTTCTCAAGCCGGAATGGCCGGAGCTTGTCGCCGAATTGAAGCGCCGTGGCAAAACCGTCGTTATGATGGGGACACCGGAAACTTTAACGCACGACAACGTACGCCGTTTAGCAGACCTTGGGGTCTCACGATACCAGCTCAGTTTGGATGGATTGGAAACAACACACGACGCCATTCGCGGACGTGGAAGTTTTGCACGCACAGTCTCTGCGCTCCGCGTGTTGCGAGAGCATGACCTTGACCCACAAGTTATGTTCACACTCCACAATGAAAACCGCGATGAATTAATTCCCCTCGTAGACTTCGTTGCGCATCATACCGACGCAACGCGATTTTCTTTCGATCTTGCTTCATGCGTTGGGAATGCAACGGGACTGTCCACCACATTATCGGCGGACCAACTCCATACGCTTTTGACCGCCTATCTTGAGAAAAAAGAATCGTTTCGTGCGTCGGGAAATCCCCTTCTCCTCAATGAAAAGCCACATTTATTTTACGCTCTGCGTGCTATGCGAGGTGAAATTAGCCCTATCGCTCCTGAGGACATGCCAGATGTGAGTGGCTGCCTTGCTGGGTGGGGGTGTGTTTGCATTTTGGCTGACGGAACGGTTCCCGCCTGCCGTCGGTTCCCGCTTGTTGTCGGCGATTTGAAAACACAACGGTTTGAAGAAATTTTTTTAGGATCAACGGAATTGAAAAAATTTCGACGTCCTCAGTTCTTCCATGAATGTGGTGCGTGTGAATATTACACGTTATGCCGTGGATGCCCTGCCGTTGTTTTTGGAGAAACCGGCGATCCTTTTGCCCCCCCATCCTTCTGTTTCAAAAAATCGCCCCAGAAATCAAATACAGCTCACGAGTTTCATATATCCTCCTTTGCCCCCATTCCTTTGGATACAAATTTCCAAGAGGAACACGACCTCATTGCCAACAGTTTTCGTCATACCATTGGATTGCACGGAGACATGATAGACAAGCACCACGTATTACAAGCACTGCTCCTCCTCAAATCCAAAGATATGCAAGAAAAACATAATCAAAACCCTGAAGTATTTTTCCAAGAATTTCACATTGAACTCAATCCGAAAGAACAATTTTTTGTTCAGACATTTTGGCATACGACAGACAAGAAAAAACACGAACGCATTGAAAACGCACTTTTTTGGAAAATGTTCACGCAATAA
- a CDS encoding NADase-type glycan-binding domain-containing protein, with product MRRFFGKENVLAMIFVFSFALAGMAKTSNADPISIALPVNVNASYKETNVADASTLMRAVDKRVDTAVRVGNWIEFSFFQPAVATRFGLKNGDIDPVSFRQHARIKTAEIHFSDGGVMPAEFLDTPHMQYVNLPSIVTSSLRLVVTSIYPGEMDDDVMVSEVSIFGYDPHHPQTRLTGRLAKCVKSRSSADYGSVSTPLYYCKEFKADDGRVFGCRDDLCFHPEQLIGKNLSIVGIVNPDNTLEILQVNPAQ from the coding sequence ATGCGACGTTTTTTCGGAAAAGAGAACGTGCTGGCTATGATTTTTGTTTTCTCGTTTGCGTTGGCGGGTATGGCGAAGACGTCAAACGCCGATCCGATTTCGATCGCTTTGCCGGTCAATGTCAATGCCTCATACAAAGAAACGAATGTTGCTGACGCGTCGACCCTGATGCGCGCTGTGGACAAGCGTGTCGATACTGCTGTTCGTGTAGGAAATTGGATTGAATTTTCTTTCTTTCAGCCAGCAGTTGCCACACGCTTCGGATTAAAAAACGGGGATATTGATCCGGTTTCTTTTCGGCAGCATGCTCGTATCAAAACGGCTGAAATCCATTTTTCCGATGGAGGCGTCATGCCGGCCGAGTTTCTTGATACGCCTCATATGCAGTACGTCAATCTGCCGTCCATAGTGACATCTTCTTTACGCCTCGTAGTCACATCGATCTATCCGGGAGAGATGGACGATGATGTCATGGTGAGTGAAGTCTCGATTTTCGGATATGACCCTCATCATCCGCAAACGCGCTTGACCGGTCGGCTGGCAAAATGTGTGAAAAGCAGAAGTTCTGCCGATTATGGGAGTGTTTCCACTCCCTTATATTATTGTAAGGAATTTAAAGCTGATGATGGGCGTGTCTTTGGATGTCGTGATGATTTGTGTTTTCATCCGGAACAACTTATCGGGAAAAATCTTTCGATTGTCGGCATTGTGAATCCCGATAATACATTGGAGATTTTACAGGTAAATCCGGCTCAATAG
- a CDS encoding tetratricopeptide repeat protein, producing MSSYLVVFLVCFSCVLSGCSGTFWGFSDSPEGSGAPVEGKSDLNEAPVVQQEHEETKQKEEPQRGAVLKVMPPDMQSESEKSRIQKINAYLDLGRNKAALALADELVRDTPNDYQSYLLRARIKSLLGDYEDALRDNDRAKTVFTANQKKYSKKQRNFRLAKIDENRAVTLYFWGPLLSSQTKQEAVARQFNLTVERIKSRDKNVYRHLLGILNAREKGSQEGEGGDDAELPSP from the coding sequence GTGAGTTCGTATCTAGTCGTATTTCTTGTTTGTTTTTCGTGTGTGTTGAGTGGATGCTCGGGAACTTTTTGGGGGTTTTCCGATTCTCCGGAAGGCTCAGGTGCCCCTGTTGAAGGAAAGAGTGATCTCAACGAGGCTCCGGTTGTTCAACAAGAACATGAAGAAACAAAACAGAAAGAGGAACCGCAACGCGGAGCAGTCTTAAAAGTGATGCCGCCGGATATGCAATCGGAAAGCGAAAAATCGCGTATCCAGAAAATTAATGCGTATCTTGACTTGGGACGAAATAAAGCTGCCCTGGCGCTTGCCGATGAATTGGTTCGTGATACCCCGAATGATTATCAGAGCTACTTACTTCGTGCTCGGATCAAATCTCTTTTGGGCGATTATGAAGATGCACTTCGGGACAATGATCGTGCGAAGACTGTTTTTACTGCAAATCAAAAAAAGTATTCCAAAAAGCAGCGCAATTTTCGGCTCGCAAAAATAGATGAAAACAGAGCTGTCACCTTGTACTTTTGGGGACCTTTACTGTCCAGCCAAACGAAACAAGAAGCAGTGGCTCGTCAGTTTAATCTTACGGTAGAGCGCATTAAATCGCGTGATAAGAACGTGTATCGCCATCTTCTTGGTATTTTGAATGCGAGAGAAAAAGGCAGTCAGGAGGGAGAAGGGGGAGACGATGCGGAATTGCCGTCTCCATAA
- a CDS encoding NHLP leader peptide family RiPP precursor — MSNDIRSQVTNIIVEKAKNDATFKANLLVDATSTLKNSLNIVIPSNVDITVLEETPTNLYLVLPIDFDDVELSEQDEKNIAAGDSPTQLGAADDAF; from the coding sequence ATGAGCAACGATATACGATCACAAGTCACGAATATTATTGTTGAAAAGGCAAAAAACGATGCCACATTCAAAGCAAATCTTCTTGTCGATGCAACATCGACGCTGAAAAATTCACTCAACATTGTCATCCCAAGCAATGTCGACATCACCGTTCTCGAAGAAACACCCACAAATCTCTATCTTGTTTTGCCCATCGATTTTGATGATGTCGAACTCTCCGAGCAAGACGAAAAAAACATTGCCGCGGGAGACTCCCCCACACAGCTTGGGGCAGCTGACGACGCATTTTAA
- a CDS encoding NHLP leader peptide family RiPP precursor: protein MSQEGRNQITQQIIAKVQEDASFKKALLSNPQTALQETFGIAVPEKISITVLEETPEQLYLVLPVDPSDLELSDEALKNLAAASSSSNVWQCGN from the coding sequence ATGTCTCAGGAAGGAAGAAACCAAATCACGCAACAAATTATTGCCAAAGTACAGGAAGATGCTTCCTTTAAAAAAGCTCTCTTGAGCAATCCCCAAACCGCACTCCAAGAAACCTTCGGAATCGCCGTCCCAGAGAAGATTTCTATTACGGTCCTTGAGGAAACGCCGGAACAGCTCTACCTTGTGTTGCCTGTGGACCCGAGTGATCTTGAACTTTCGGATGAAGCACTGAAAAATCTCGCGGCCGCCAGTAGTTCCAGCAATGTCTGGCAGTGTGGAAATTAA
- a CDS encoding phosphoglycerate kinase, with amino-acid sequence MIRFLDEMDLNGKKLLIRVDYNVPLDGDRITDDHRIRASIPTLTYALEKGAALVLCSHLGKPKGKVVPELSLVPVAKRLESLLGRPVTMASDCLGEQVHSMVEALKPGDVVMLENLRFHEGETKNDDSFAKDVAQGFDLYVCDAFGVSHRPHASVVGFPKYTPACCAGFLLKKEWDYLGGALKDPKRPFLAISGGAKVSSKLGILKNLLGKVDAMIIGGAMANTFLAAQGYDVGKSLVEPDLFDAAKEILDEARQKKVGFYLPVDFVVSTDAGKSLGDMRACGTRPFAAIGADEMAMDVGPASRALFAEVVAMSETIVWNGPVGAFENSAFANGSLALAEAVAESSAVSIVGGGDTDALVHVAGVTEKMSFISTGGGSFMEFMEGKVLPAFAALEEFGK; translated from the coding sequence ATGATTCGCTTTCTGGATGAAATGGATTTGAACGGAAAAAAGCTGCTCATTCGTGTCGATTACAATGTTCCTCTTGATGGAGATCGCATAACCGATGATCATCGCATTCGGGCAAGCATTCCAACGCTGACGTACGCATTGGAGAAGGGAGCGGCCCTGGTTCTGTGCTCGCATCTTGGCAAACCCAAGGGAAAAGTGGTTCCAGAGTTATCTTTGGTCCCCGTCGCCAAGCGCCTGGAGTCGCTTCTTGGACGCCCGGTTACCATGGCTTCGGACTGCCTCGGCGAACAGGTCCATTCTATGGTGGAAGCGTTGAAACCCGGCGATGTTGTTATGCTGGAAAATCTGCGGTTTCACGAAGGGGAAACGAAAAACGACGACTCCTTTGCTAAAGATGTCGCCCAGGGATTCGACCTCTATGTATGTGATGCATTCGGCGTGTCACATCGCCCCCATGCTTCGGTCGTGGGCTTTCCCAAATACACACCAGCCTGTTGTGCCGGGTTTTTATTGAAAAAGGAATGGGACTACTTAGGTGGCGCATTGAAAGATCCCAAGCGTCCGTTTCTGGCCATTTCTGGCGGTGCCAAGGTCTCGTCAAAGCTAGGCATTCTGAAGAATCTGCTGGGTAAAGTCGATGCAATGATTATCGGCGGCGCTATGGCGAATACGTTTCTAGCGGCGCAAGGGTATGACGTTGGTAAATCTTTGGTCGAGCCGGACTTGTTTGATGCAGCCAAAGAGATTCTCGACGAAGCCCGTCAGAAAAAAGTCGGGTTTTATCTGCCAGTTGATTTTGTCGTGTCGACGGATGCCGGCAAGAGCTTAGGGGATATGAGAGCGTGCGGAACGCGTCCTTTTGCTGCGATCGGGGCTGATGAAATGGCAATGGATGTTGGACCAGCTTCCAGAGCATTGTTTGCTGAAGTCGTGGCGATGTCCGAGACGATTGTTTGGAATGGTCCCGTCGGAGCGTTTGAAAATTCGGCATTTGCCAACGGGTCACTGGCTCTGGCTGAAGCCGTTGCCGAAAGTTCGGCCGTGAGCATTGTTGGCGGTGGGGATACCGACGCACTTGTTCATGTTGCCGGTGTCACAGAAAAGATGAGTTTTATTTCTACCGGAGGCGGCTCTTTTATGGAATTCATGGAAGGAAAAGTCCTTCCTGCCTTCGCCGCATTGGAAGAGTTTGGCAAATAA
- a CDS encoding NHLP leader peptide family RiPP precursor — protein MSNDARSEVTKIIVEKAKSDATFKANLLTDAKSTLKDSLNIVIPSNADITVLEETPTHLYLVLPIDFDDVELSEQDEKQISAGAIALGSASNTF, from the coding sequence ATGAGCAACGATGCACGATCAGAAGTTACAAAAATTATTGTCGAAAAGGCAAAATCCGATGCAACGTTTAAAGCAAATCTTCTCACTGATGCAAAATCTACTCTGAAAGACTCACTTAATATTGTCATTCCAAGCAATGCCGACATCACTGTCCTCGAAGAAACTCCCACACATCTTTACCTTGTTTTGCCCATCGATTTTGACGATGTTGAACTCTCCGAGCAAGACGAGAAGCAAATTTCCGCTGGAGCCATTGCGCTTGGGTCAGCAAGCAACACATTTTAA
- the dprA gene encoding DNA-processing protein DprA codes for MTDDDVHEFWACLTLKHTQGMGPRTWRKILTFYETARNATAHVRSWSKDAVVSDRQLQAYLAESWRHGAEKEFEAAKRSRLPVMTWGHSKYPDHLKQIPDPPALLYYVGDVSLLNNPGVAVVGARDCTEYGLDATARIGRMLSDAGVTVVSGLAFGIDRQAHIAGLQGIGSSIAVVATGLDLVYPAQNMDVWKDLSAAGLVISEFAPGTKPTAANFPIRNRIISGLSLAVLVVEAAKKSGSLITARLAMEQGREVYALPGPYGLETYGGCHAIINSGARLFESVDAMLLELAPLLEAYLDYPQRRAALIASRPSRELQTVRRAPSKKQKPGIEQSRRDIRPTASKDSRADLQSLDISKQNIAPEVSKTVELSEQESQLMELLVDDDKVHIDTLGRSLAWDSSQVSSILLVLEVRGIVQKWPGMFYSRIVE; via the coding sequence ATGACCGACGATGATGTTCATGAATTTTGGGCATGCCTGACCCTGAAGCACACGCAGGGCATGGGACCACGGACTTGGAGAAAAATCCTGACCTTCTACGAGACGGCACGGAACGCGACCGCCCATGTCCGTTCATGGTCCAAGGATGCAGTCGTCAGTGATCGCCAGCTTCAGGCCTATTTGGCGGAAAGTTGGCGCCATGGTGCAGAAAAGGAATTTGAGGCAGCCAAGAGGAGCCGTTTACCCGTGATGACGTGGGGACATTCCAAGTATCCCGATCATCTCAAGCAGATCCCGGACCCTCCGGCCCTGTTATATTATGTTGGTGATGTTTCCTTGCTCAATAATCCTGGAGTTGCTGTTGTCGGCGCCCGGGATTGCACGGAATATGGTCTCGATGCAACGGCACGTATCGGGCGCATGTTGAGCGATGCCGGGGTCACGGTTGTTTCAGGCTTGGCATTTGGTATCGATAGGCAAGCCCATATTGCCGGTTTACAAGGGATCGGTTCGTCCATTGCTGTCGTGGCGACTGGTCTCGATCTCGTCTATCCAGCTCAAAACATGGACGTCTGGAAGGATCTTTCTGCCGCGGGTCTTGTGATTTCCGAGTTTGCGCCAGGCACAAAACCGACTGCAGCCAATTTTCCTATTCGAAATCGTATTATAAGTGGGTTGTCGTTAGCGGTGCTTGTCGTAGAAGCGGCGAAGAAAAGCGGCAGTCTCATCACTGCACGATTAGCCATGGAGCAGGGACGTGAAGTCTATGCATTGCCAGGACCGTATGGACTTGAAACATACGGCGGGTGCCATGCTATCATTAATAGTGGTGCAAGGTTGTTTGAATCCGTTGATGCCATGCTACTTGAGCTTGCCCCCTTGTTGGAGGCCTATCTGGATTATCCACAGCGCCGAGCCGCTTTAATTGCGTCAAGACCTTCGCGAGAATTACAAACGGTGCGAAGAGCTCCCTCGAAGAAACAGAAGCCAGGTATTGAGCAATCGCGGCGTGATATACGACCGACTGCCTCGAAAGATTCTCGTGCAGATTTGCAATCTCTGGATATTTCCAAACAGAACATAGCCCCTGAAGTGTCCAAGACTGTAGAGTTATCGGAACAGGAAAGTCAGCTCATGGAGCTGCTTGTTGATGATGACAAAGTGCATATTGATACGCTTGGCCGGTCGCTCGCCTGGGATTCAAGCCAGGTCTCAAGTATACTCCTTGTCTTGGAAGTTCGTGGAATTGTACAGAAATGGCCAGGAATGTTTTATAGCAGGATTGTGGAGTGA
- the secG gene encoding preprotein translocase subunit SecG, whose amino-acid sequence MLSIITTVHIIACVILITVVLLQSGKEGMGVIFGGGSQSMFGSSGAGGLLVKITAFLGAVFLITSLGFNYMAGAERRASKSIIPDVVIEENAAVEKNEKKDLPTAEASTKDTAPTDDKAVTNESAVSAAPEVDVKTEANSSETTSAPEAAAPETETAKP is encoded by the coding sequence TTGCTCTCCATCATCACAACCGTTCATATTATCGCCTGTGTCATTCTGATCACCGTCGTGCTGTTGCAGTCGGGTAAAGAAGGTATGGGAGTTATTTTTGGCGGAGGTTCACAGTCCATGTTCGGTAGCTCCGGCGCCGGTGGACTGTTGGTAAAGATTACAGCATTTCTTGGAGCTGTTTTCTTGATCACCTCCTTGGGCTTTAACTACATGGCCGGTGCAGAGCGCCGCGCCAGCAAGTCGATCATTCCCGACGTCGTTATCGAAGAAAATGCGGCGGTCGAAAAAAATGAAAAAAAAGACTTGCCAACTGCTGAAGCTTCAACTAAAGATACTGCTCCTACGGACGACAAGGCAGTCACAAATGAGTCTGCAGTGTCGGCAGCTCCGGAAGTGGATGTAAAGACGGAAGCGAATTCTTCCGAAACAACTTCTGCTCCGGAAGCGGCAGCTCCTGAAACGGAGACCGCGAAACCGTAG
- the ybgF gene encoding tol-pal system protein YbgF, with protein sequence MNTRLVLSFFALLFLSGCLGSKPNVSQDSTQFRLQSLESEVQSLRQELDRQRSELAKAEAALANRGGTSSVRPSAAPAQAANQASDRVPIKTPTPYAQSTKSMTGNNGNDVLDTGVGRVPPPSSRIASSSATNERTPTPFARSTSASQTVPTPTPTPADVTSATPVTQATNAVFATPRSKGGASEDEMYNQALKSVMNGKTDKARKEFNAFLATYPQSTLAPNAYYWIGESYYHDNNLAQSILSFKEVSNKYPQHHKSADALYKMGLAYEKMGDKQNALFYYRMLIDNHPESNLREAAKGKVTALSGS encoded by the coding sequence GTGAATACAAGGCTGGTGTTATCATTTTTCGCACTGCTTTTTCTCAGTGGGTGCTTGGGATCGAAGCCGAATGTATCCCAAGATAGTACACAATTTCGTTTACAAAGTCTGGAAAGTGAAGTGCAGAGTTTGCGACAAGAGTTGGATCGTCAACGGAGTGAGCTGGCCAAAGCTGAAGCTGCGCTGGCTAACAGAGGAGGTACTTCCAGCGTGCGTCCCTCTGCAGCACCGGCTCAAGCGGCGAATCAAGCTTCGGATCGTGTCCCAATAAAAACACCAACGCCGTATGCGCAATCGACAAAGTCCATGACGGGGAATAATGGGAATGATGTTTTGGATACTGGAGTGGGACGTGTTCCGCCACCCTCTTCACGTATCGCTTCATCGTCTGCAACCAATGAAAGAACACCTACCCCGTTTGCCCGCTCGACTTCTGCTTCACAGACCGTACCAACACCAACACCAACGCCGGCTGACGTCACTTCTGCCACACCGGTAACACAAGCAACCAACGCCGTCTTTGCAACACCGCGGAGTAAAGGGGGAGCCAGTGAAGACGAAATGTATAATCAAGCATTGAAATCCGTTATGAACGGAAAAACCGACAAGGCCAGAAAAGAGTTTAATGCCTTCCTTGCCACCTATCCCCAAAGCACTCTTGCGCCGAACGCCTATTACTGGATAGGCGAAAGCTATTATCACGATAATAATCTTGCGCAGTCTATTTTGAGTTTCAAAGAAGTGAGCAATAAATATCCCCAACACCATAAATCGGCAGACGCCCTCTATAAAATGGGATTGGCCTATGAAAAGATGGGGGATAAACAAAATGCTCTTTTTTATTACCGTATGCTGATTGATAATCACCCCGAATCCAATCTTCGGGAAGCCGCCAAAGGCAAAGTAACCGCATTGTCAGGCAGTTGA